The Paraburkholderia sabiae genome includes a region encoding these proteins:
- a CDS encoding GntR family transcriptional regulator, whose translation MKTNIVELEREDGQASSPDRKSVLGQALRHRILSMELAPGASLDEVALAEEFGLSRPPVRELMRQMAAEGYIELEANRAARVASMNYDSLRNYFLAAPLIYVATTKLAAVHATQAEIDGLKRIQERFRAAVEGVDVDERVLQNDGFHLAIGKMAHNPYLLPSLCRLLIDHARLGKTFYQPRDERMDADLAEAVQQHEDIIDAIQRRDADTAGEIVRAHVYLARRNMASYVAPDGVDVPINF comes from the coding sequence ATGAAGACGAACATCGTCGAACTCGAGCGGGAGGATGGCCAGGCTTCGTCCCCCGATCGCAAATCAGTTCTGGGACAGGCGCTGCGCCACCGCATTCTGAGCATGGAACTGGCGCCGGGCGCGTCGCTTGACGAAGTGGCACTGGCCGAGGAGTTCGGGCTCTCGCGACCGCCCGTGCGCGAACTGATGCGGCAGATGGCTGCCGAGGGCTACATCGAACTGGAAGCGAATCGCGCGGCGCGCGTGGCGTCGATGAATTACGACTCGCTGCGTAATTATTTTCTGGCGGCGCCGCTGATATACGTCGCGACGACCAAGCTGGCGGCCGTTCACGCAACGCAAGCCGAGATCGATGGTTTGAAGCGAATCCAGGAACGGTTTCGCGCGGCAGTGGAAGGGGTCGATGTCGACGAGCGGGTTTTGCAGAATGACGGGTTTCACCTCGCGATCGGAAAGATGGCGCACAACCCGTATTTGTTGCCGAGCCTGTGCCGGCTGCTGATCGATCATGCGCGGCTAGGCAAGACGTTTTATCAGCCGCGAGACGAGCGCATGGACGCCGACCTCGCGGAAGCGGTGCAGCAGCACGAGGACATCATCGATGCGATTCAGCGACGTGATGCCGATACCGCCGGCGAAATCGTGCGTGCGCATGTGTATCTCGCGCGACGAAACATGGCGTCGTATGTCGCGCCGGATGGTGTCGACGTGCCGATCAATTTTTAG